ACATCGGAGGAGAATGCATCGGAGGCGTTGTGGCCGTTGGGTTAGTTGCGCTTATTGTTGTGCCTCCAGTTCCTGAAGATGTCCTTACTGATGCCAATGTCATGGCACCTCGCTTCGATGATGTCCTTATCGCGCTTCTGCAGGCGCCACCCTAGGTGCTTCGACAGCTCCTGCATGCGCATCTTCTGGTAGGCAGTGCACATGGTGCGGGACCACTTCCTCGCCGACATAACCACATGGTGCGGTGGCGCCATCGCCGGCGAGAGCTGGGCGGGGAGCCTCTGGATCTGCAGTGCCCCCAGCGGGCGGCTGTGTCATGGAGAAGAGATGTACGTAGGCAGCTGCTATGCCATCGGTGCCGGAGGATACACAGGTGGAGGCTGATGTGGTGGGGAGACGGAGCTCGTCGTCGTACTCCGTGGCATCCGAGTCATACTCTTTGTGCCATCCGAGTCGGTGTCAGAGTTGGCGACCGGGAGCCAGTCCTCCGGTGTCTGCTCCTCCCCGCGCTACGGCTGGCCATGGAGTATGATTGCAGCCATGGGCGGTAGCAGCAGCGACCTCTCCATCATCATCTCACAGTGCGAGCTGTAGTGGCAGCCACAGGCCGCCCACTTGTATGACGATGCGTCGGTGGGGTTCAGGTCCCGCAACGGCATCCACTCCCCGCAGCCGTCCATGACTTGCCCACTCGTAGCCAGCGCGTGGTTCCTACTACACTCCTTGTACTTCACCCCTTCCACCGCCAATGCCACGACCGCCTGCCTCACCTTCTTGACGAACCCTTTAGGGTACTTGATGTCCATGGCCCCCCTGGTGTCACTCGGCTTCACAAAGATTACCCACTAGTGTCTAATGCTTGGATTTACTAGTTAGGATCAACGAAGGCGAGGAAAACTCGTAAGGATAGGATGCGAAACGAAGTATGTGAGTTTAGGGTATAAAAAGAGCAACAATGACTCTAACGACAGATATTATTAATCCATGTAATTGGTAGTGACTATAGAAAAGAGAAAATCTCGAAAGATCGTAGTGATAAATTAATATTGGATCACTCAAGACAGGCACCATAGAAACCTAACAATTTTTTGTTTGACCTTGCTCATTTTTTAGTTCTCAAAATTACTGCTACATTGTCAATAGATTTTTTTGTCAAAAATAGCTTTTTGCAGGGGTCTTCGTCTCATAGATGGACAGGACGCGTGTAGACCACCATTGTACATTTTTTGCCCATGTATAGTTGTTAATCAATACAAAATATAATTACCCTAGATTTGAGATGTTATCCTATATAACTAAGAGATCCACCCCCACGAATCTATTTATCTTGACATGC
This DNA window, taken from Triticum aestivum cultivar Chinese Spring chromosome 1D, IWGSC CS RefSeq v2.1, whole genome shotgun sequence, encodes the following:
- the LOC123164893 gene encoding zinc-finger homeodomain protein 9-like — translated: MDIKYPKGFVKKVRQAVVALAVEGVKYKECSRNHALATSGQVMDGCGEWMPLRDLNPTDASSYNRPLGALQIQRLPAQLSPAMAPPHHVVMSARKWSRTMCTAYQKMRMQELSKHLGWRLQKRDKDIIEARCHDIGISKDIFRNWRHNNKRN